From one Acidibrevibacterium fodinaquatile genomic stretch:
- a CDS encoding thiamine pyrophosphate-dependent enzyme — MRAAPRMTTAATVVEALVAHGLTTLYALPGVHNDPLFDALHAAADRIRVIHPRHEQAAGYMALGAALATGQPQAFSVVPGPGLLNAGAALLNAYGLGAPVLALAGQIPHNAIDRGYGHLHELPDQLGLLRHLTKFAARITHPGEAPGLIAEALAKAQAGRARPVALECAIDVWGREAPVAPVAPLARAALAPDPEAVAKAAALLDRAERPLIVVGGGALDAAPALRALAEALAAPVMSFRRGRGILPSDHPLAVSWPVGHRLWAEADAVLAVGTRLHVPLSVWGSDPALKLIRLDVDAEEIERQRRPDAAILADAALGLAALCEALPRRARPARADVAAAQAWFGGELARLAPQLEFLGAIRAALPEDGIVVEDVTQMGFVGRLAFPVTAPRRYLSPGYQDNLGWGYGAALGAKAALPDRPVVLLSGDGGFLYQAGEMATAMRHGIAVVAVVFDDGAFGNVRRIQAEQYGNRLIACDLHNPDFVRMAESFGLAAWRADTPAALRAALDAALARQAPALIHVRLGALPSPWPLILLPRVRGFEESWRRAWP, encoded by the coding sequence ATGCGGGCCGCGCCCCGGATGACCACCGCCGCCACCGTGGTGGAGGCCCTGGTCGCGCATGGGCTGACGACGCTTTACGCCTTGCCCGGGGTGCATAACGATCCGCTGTTCGATGCTCTGCACGCGGCGGCCGATCGTATCCGGGTCATTCACCCGCGCCACGAGCAGGCTGCCGGCTATATGGCGCTCGGCGCCGCGCTCGCAACCGGTCAGCCGCAAGCCTTCTCGGTGGTGCCGGGGCCGGGGCTTCTCAATGCCGGTGCCGCCCTCCTCAACGCTTATGGCCTCGGCGCGCCGGTGCTGGCGCTGGCCGGGCAGATTCCGCACAACGCCATCGATCGCGGCTATGGCCATCTCCACGAACTGCCGGATCAACTCGGCTTGCTGCGGCATCTCACCAAATTCGCCGCCCGGATCACCCATCCCGGCGAAGCGCCCGGCCTGATCGCCGAGGCGTTGGCGAAGGCACAGGCCGGGCGGGCGCGGCCGGTCGCGCTCGAATGCGCGATCGATGTCTGGGGGCGCGAGGCGCCGGTCGCGCCGGTCGCGCCGCTTGCGCGGGCCGCGCTCGCCCCCGATCCCGAGGCAGTGGCCAAGGCGGCCGCCCTGCTCGATCGCGCCGAGCGGCCGCTGATCGTGGTCGGCGGCGGCGCGCTCGATGCCGCGCCGGCGCTCCGCGCGCTCGCCGAGGCGCTGGCGGCGCCGGTGATGAGTTTCCGTCGCGGCCGCGGCATCTTGCCGAGCGATCATCCGCTCGCGGTCTCCTGGCCGGTCGGGCATCGTCTGTGGGCCGAGGCGGATGCCGTGCTCGCGGTCGGCACCCGGCTCCATGTGCCGCTTTCGGTCTGGGGGAGTGATCCCGCGCTGAAACTCATTCGCCTCGATGTCGATGCCGAGGAGATCGAACGCCAGCGTCGCCCTGATGCCGCGATCCTCGCCGATGCCGCGCTCGGTCTTGCCGCCTTATGCGAGGCCCTGCCGCGCCGCGCCCGCCCGGCCCGCGCCGATGTCGCGGCGGCGCAGGCTTGGTTTGGCGGGGAATTGGCGCGGCTTGCGCCGCAATTGGAATTTCTCGGCGCCATTCGCGCGGCGTTGCCGGAAGACGGCATCGTCGTTGAGGACGTGACGCAAATGGGCTTCGTCGGCCGGCTCGCCTTTCCGGTCACGGCGCCCCGGCGGTATCTTTCCCCGGGCTATCAGGACAATCTCGGCTGGGGCTATGGCGCGGCGCTCGGCGCCAAGGCGGCGCTGCCCGATCGCCCGGTCGTCCTGCTCAGCGGCGATGGCGGGTTTCTCTATCAGGCCGGGGAAATGGCAACCGCGATGCGGCACGGCATCGCCGTTGTCGCGGTGGTGTTCGACGATGGCGCTTTCGGCAATGTCCGCCGCATCCAGGCCGAGCAGTACGGCAACCGGCTGATCGCGTGCGATCTCCACAACCCCGATTTTGTGCGCATGGCGGAAAGCTTTGGCCTTGCGGCATGGCGCGCCGATACGCCGGCGGCGCTGCGCGCTGCACTCGATGCCGCGCTGGCGCGCCAGGCGCCAGCGCTGATCCATGTCCGCCTCGGCGCGCTGCCGAGCCCCTGGCCGCTCATTCTGTTGCCGCGGGTGCGCGGCTTCGAGGAGTCCTGGCGCCGCGCTTGGCCGTGA
- a CDS encoding DUF4365 domain-containing protein has product MLQGADRKDYGTDCQLEVIDDGRATNVRVQVQLKGTERALNADGSLSVEMRRTNLNYLLMQGYSFYACYHVPTGSLRICPVDSVLRQYEHSGKTWTEQQSLTVSFVEELTIGRLVRLAALAQSGARSSRERRIEQSGASPADLPRQVLRAAPDVHVPEDPERAGQILRRLYEQDADDVISAGFDKFGAALGASSDSMGPCYMAEINLGMPSMSQHPQRIEEAIGYFRSKLDGGRHHAGSLHYTIGNAFSALGDEQSAKLAYEAALADPAFRDEPDLAAK; this is encoded by the coding sequence ATCCTTCAAGGTGCAGACCGCAAGGACTACGGAACAGACTGTCAGCTCGAGGTGATCGACGACGGTCGGGCCACGAATGTCAGGGTCCAGGTCCAACTTAAGGGAACGGAGCGGGCGCTAAATGCGGACGGGTCGCTCAGCGTTGAGATGCGTCGCACCAACCTGAACTATCTGCTGATGCAGGGGTACAGCTTCTACGCCTGCTATCATGTGCCGACAGGCTCGCTGCGCATCTGCCCCGTCGACAGCGTCCTTCGCCAGTACGAACACAGCGGGAAGACGTGGACCGAGCAGCAATCGCTGACGGTCTCCTTCGTCGAGGAGTTGACCATCGGGCGCCTCGTCCGGCTCGCGGCACTCGCGCAATCGGGGGCGAGGTCTTCGCGCGAGCGACGGATCGAACAATCCGGCGCGAGCCCGGCGGATCTGCCCCGGCAGGTTCTGAGGGCTGCTCCAGATGTCCATGTCCCGGAGGATCCGGAGCGGGCTGGCCAGATCTTGAGGCGGCTCTACGAACAAGATGCTGACGACGTGATCAGCGCCGGGTTCGACAAATTTGGGGCAGCGCTCGGCGCCAGTAGCGACTCGATGGGTCCCTGCTACATGGCCGAGATCAACCTCGGGATGCCGAGTATGAGCCAACACCCGCAACGGATTGAGGAGGCGATCGGCTACTTTCGATCCAAGCTCGACGGCGGCCGCCACCATGCCGGCAGCTTGCACTACACGATCGGAAACGCCTTCTCCGCGCTCGGCGACGAGCAATCGGCCAAACTCGCCTACGAAGCTGCGCTCGCAGACCCAGCGTTCAGGGACGAACCCGACTTGGCGGCCAAGTAG
- a CDS encoding NAD(P)H-dependent oxidoreductase, whose translation MQAPDLVDVPNIEPDAFERPTTAALLPHAPTHPPRILLLYGVLRERSFSRLQAQEAARLLEAFGTETRIFNPSGLPLPDDVPTDHPKVLELRDLSAWSEGQVWCAPAAIASAKRRRKSWPRSDS comes from the coding sequence ATGCAGGCGCCTGACTTGGTGGATGTGCCGAACATCGAGCCTGATGCTTTCGAACGTCCGACGACGGCTGCGCTACTGCCGCACGCGCCGACGCACCCACCGCGCATCCTGTTGCTGTACGGCGTTCTGCGCGAGCGGTCTTTCAGCCGGTTGCAGGCCCAGGAGGCCGCGCGCCTTCTTGAAGCCTTCGGCACCGAGACCCGCATCTTCAACCCCAGTGGCCTGCCGCTCCCTGACGACGTGCCGACCGATCATCCCAAGGTCCTGGAGCTGCGCGACCTATCGGCCTGGTCGGAGGGACAGGTGTGGTGCGCACCAGCCGCTATAGCGAGCGCAAAGAGGCGGCGGAAAAGCTGGCCGCGATCTGACTCATAA
- a CDS encoding heavy-metal-associated domain-containing protein: protein MKTATFKIEGMNCDGCANTIKTLVESEPGVQMATVSFEEGQARILYDPQSTGEDRLVAVIQKPGFRVAGRH, encoded by the coding sequence ATGAAAACGGCAACTTTCAAGATCGAAGGCATGAACTGTGATGGCTGCGCCAATACCATCAAGACCCTGGTCGAAAGTGAGCCAGGCGTGCAGATGGCAACGGTCTCGTTCGAAGAAGGTCAAGCCCGCATCCTCTATGACCCGCAAAGTACCGGCGAGGATCGCCTCGTGGCGGTGATCCAAAAGCCCGGCTTTCGCGTCGCGGGTCGGCACTGA
- a CDS encoding heavy metal translocating P-type ATPase, whose translation MRVATTVPSSFRPWSEEPSTRADRRKIRARIGGLHCSLCTGTIEKALGRMPGVDKVAVSLTHEQALVEYDPAIARPEELLQTLRDIGYTISDPRKLRGFEEEERDLVREARRFVLAVVLSVASIPIIADPQVGWIGFLPALVCLSLGGFVFLVLRSTGLWVAIGAFSGLVVMALSLLYLNLEGYLTGVAPWLAGALAVVLIFGIGRHILHMAFQALRRGIINQHVLLEIGAFAGMAGGIIGLVLNRPGYPTAPFFAVSVMVGTYHIFSEWLSLIVKTRSSQAVKRLLDLQPETACVVRGTAEVEVPIEDVKVGDLVRIRPGERVPVDGTVVSGRSGVDQSLVTGESIPVEKTEGDAVIGGSINGTGTLLVTITAVGEGSFLHQVIRHVEDARALKPGLLHLVDRVLRVYTPTVLGIAALAVIGWLVGSWLGTGQIDVERAVFAGLSVLVMGYPCAVGISAPLSIVRGAGQAAEHGILMRTGEAFQGFRTVKQIVFDKTGTLTEGRPVVREIEAVEVRETELLAIAAAAEASSEHPLAQAVVKAAFERGATPPDVTSFEAFPGKGVVARIDAGEVLVGSPRFLTSRNIDLTHLHNTIEALEAKGRTVIAVARDGVALGVVALGDTLRPDAISTVAALRNAGLKTILVTGDNDRAAQRVGREVGVDQVHSGVLPQDKAGIVRELQAKARVAMVGDGINDAPALMQADIGIAMGGGTDIAIEAADIIILSNRLAALPIARDISRRSYGKMVQNVVLAFLFNGAGIPLAATGLIHPIWAMVAMAVSVTAIFFNSLWGSPRLFFDAIRSVGRPIASASVQAV comes from the coding sequence ATGCGTGTCGCGACAACAGTTCCATCCTCGTTCCGGCCGTGGAGCGAAGAGCCCTCGACCAGGGCTGACCGTCGGAAGATCCGGGCGCGGATCGGTGGGCTCCATTGCTCCCTCTGCACCGGCACCATCGAGAAGGCACTCGGGCGAATGCCCGGCGTCGACAAGGTGGCAGTGAGTCTGACGCACGAGCAGGCGCTCGTCGAATACGATCCGGCCATCGCCCGCCCCGAGGAGTTGCTGCAGACCCTCCGTGACATCGGCTACACCATCTCCGACCCCCGCAAGCTCAGGGGGTTCGAAGAAGAAGAGCGCGATCTCGTGCGTGAGGCCCGGCGCTTCGTCCTCGCCGTCGTGCTCAGCGTTGCCTCCATCCCGATCATCGCGGATCCCCAGGTGGGCTGGATCGGCTTTCTGCCGGCGCTGGTGTGCCTGAGCCTGGGCGGGTTCGTCTTCCTGGTCCTGCGCTCGACCGGGTTGTGGGTGGCTATTGGGGCCTTCTCGGGCCTCGTCGTCATGGCGCTCTCCTTGCTCTATCTCAATCTGGAGGGATATTTGACCGGGGTCGCGCCATGGCTCGCTGGTGCCCTGGCCGTTGTCCTCATATTCGGCATCGGGCGGCACATCCTCCACATGGCCTTCCAGGCACTTCGGCGCGGCATTATCAACCAGCATGTGCTGCTCGAGATCGGCGCGTTCGCGGGCATGGCCGGCGGCATCATCGGGCTCGTGCTCAACCGGCCTGGCTATCCGACCGCGCCGTTCTTCGCGGTCTCGGTGATGGTCGGCACGTACCACATCTTCTCGGAGTGGCTGTCGCTCATCGTCAAGACACGGAGTTCGCAGGCGGTGAAGCGTCTCCTCGATCTGCAGCCGGAGACCGCGTGCGTCGTGCGTGGGACCGCGGAGGTCGAAGTGCCGATCGAGGACGTCAAAGTTGGCGACCTCGTGCGCATTCGCCCAGGCGAGCGGGTGCCTGTCGATGGCACGGTCGTGAGCGGTCGCTCGGGGGTCGATCAATCGTTGGTGACCGGCGAGTCGATTCCGGTCGAAAAGACCGAGGGCGATGCGGTCATCGGCGGCTCGATCAACGGCACCGGCACGCTCCTGGTGACGATCACGGCGGTCGGCGAAGGCAGCTTCCTGCACCAGGTGATCCGCCATGTCGAGGACGCGCGGGCACTGAAGCCAGGCCTCCTCCATCTCGTCGACCGCGTGCTGCGGGTCTATACCCCGACCGTCCTTGGGATCGCCGCCCTTGCGGTCATTGGCTGGCTCGTCGGCTCCTGGCTCGGCACCGGACAGATTGACGTTGAACGCGCGGTCTTCGCCGGCCTCAGCGTGCTCGTGATGGGCTATCCCTGTGCCGTCGGCATCTCGGCGCCGCTCTCCATCGTGCGCGGCGCCGGCCAGGCCGCCGAGCACGGCATCCTGATGCGGACGGGCGAAGCCTTCCAGGGCTTCCGCACGGTGAAACAAATCGTGTTCGACAAGACGGGCACGCTCACCGAGGGCCGCCCCGTCGTGCGTGAGATCGAAGCCGTCGAGGTAAGGGAGACGGAGCTTCTCGCAATTGCTGCCGCCGCCGAAGCGTCTTCGGAGCACCCGCTCGCCCAGGCCGTGGTCAAGGCGGCGTTCGAGCGCGGTGCGACGCCGCCGGATGTCACATCATTCGAGGCGTTCCCTGGAAAGGGTGTCGTCGCGCGCATCGACGCCGGCGAGGTTCTTGTCGGAAGCCCGCGGTTTCTTACCAGCCGAAACATCGACCTCACACATCTTCACAACACCATCGAAGCTCTCGAAGCCAAAGGACGCACCGTGATCGCCGTCGCGCGGGATGGGGTCGCGCTGGGTGTCGTCGCTTTGGGCGATACGCTCCGACCCGACGCCATCTCGACTGTCGCGGCACTGCGCAATGCCGGTCTCAAGACGATCCTGGTCACGGGCGACAACGACCGTGCGGCGCAACGGGTCGGGCGCGAGGTCGGTGTTGACCAGGTGCATTCGGGCGTGCTGCCGCAGGACAAGGCCGGGATCGTGCGGGAGCTGCAAGCCAAGGCCCGCGTGGCGATGGTCGGCGACGGCATCAACGACGCGCCGGCGCTCATGCAAGCCGATATCGGCATCGCCATGGGCGGCGGCACCGATATCGCGATCGAGGCGGCGGACATCATCATCCTGTCGAACCGCTTGGCTGCGCTCCCCATCGCCCGTGACATCAGCCGCCGGAGCTATGGGAAGATGGTTCAAAACGTCGTGCTGGCCTTCCTCTTCAACGGCGCCGGCATTCCGCTCGCCGCCACCGGCCTGATCCACCCGATATGGGCGATGGTTGCAATGGCGGTGAGCGTCACGGCGATCTTCTTCAACTCGCTGTGGGGCAGCCCGCGGCTCTTTTTCGACGCGATCCGCAGCGTGGGGCGCCCGATCGCGTCCGCGTCAGTGCAGGCGGTCTGA
- a CDS encoding MFS transporter has product MPAAIGERQRERLLRMLAAATFIIFFQAYMVAPIIPALSNTFGTSVETVGLIVPAYLIPYGIATLAYGLLADRLGIHRVMFTSLAAFAALTILTATAHSIEQLALWRMATGIGAGGVVPLALALVGRLYPYEQRGRPLGWLFGAMAGGMAFGSPLGAMIVPFVGWQGLFVAVGAAGAVLLLVLLPYRAVIAAAVQPVTGTLRDLFRGYKDLLGTPRGQRTYGYVLVNSMFHSGVFTWLGVYFERQYGIGPVGIGLALLGYGVPGFLFGPVIGRAADRWGRARLIPIGLVLSAVAAAALLLGFPMILAPVVAMVLSLGYDMTQPLFGGIVTSLGGKRAGQAMGLNVFTLFVGFGLGSLIFGALLRFGFGVAFGLFAVIELILAVLSFALFRSEVPSQAVPSAAGVTQAGADVRSKS; this is encoded by the coding sequence ATGCCGGCGGCGATCGGCGAGCGCCAGCGCGAGCGGCTCCTCAGGATGCTCGCGGCGGCAACCTTCATCATCTTTTTCCAAGCCTACATGGTGGCGCCGATCATACCGGCGCTGTCGAACACGTTCGGAACGTCGGTAGAGACGGTCGGGCTCATCGTGCCGGCATACTTGATCCCCTATGGAATCGCGACCCTCGCGTATGGCCTTCTGGCGGATCGGCTCGGCATCCACCGCGTGATGTTTACCTCCCTCGCGGCGTTCGCGGCGCTCACGATCCTGACCGCAACAGCGCACTCCATTGAACAGCTGGCGCTGTGGCGGATGGCGACCGGGATCGGCGCAGGCGGCGTGGTTCCGCTCGCGTTGGCGCTGGTGGGCCGACTCTATCCCTACGAACAGCGGGGCCGACCGCTTGGCTGGCTGTTCGGCGCGATGGCCGGCGGCATGGCGTTCGGTTCACCGCTGGGCGCGATGATCGTGCCGTTCGTCGGCTGGCAAGGTCTGTTCGTCGCTGTCGGCGCGGCCGGTGCGGTGCTCCTCCTGGTTCTCCTGCCTTATCGAGCCGTCATTGCCGCCGCGGTTCAGCCGGTGACAGGCACGCTGCGGGACCTCTTTCGTGGCTACAAGGATCTGCTTGGCACACCGCGCGGGCAGCGCACCTACGGCTATGTCCTGGTCAACTCCATGTTCCATTCCGGCGTGTTCACCTGGCTCGGCGTGTATTTCGAGCGGCAATACGGCATTGGACCCGTCGGTATCGGCTTGGCCCTCCTCGGCTATGGCGTGCCGGGCTTCCTGTTCGGGCCGGTGATCGGCCGAGCGGCCGATCGCTGGGGCCGCGCCCGATTGATACCGATTGGCCTCGTTCTGAGCGCCGTCGCGGCGGCCGCTCTGCTGCTCGGCTTTCCGATGATCCTCGCCCCCGTCGTCGCGATGGTCCTGTCCCTGGGCTACGACATGACCCAGCCGCTCTTCGGGGGAATCGTCACCTCCCTCGGCGGCAAACGCGCCGGGCAGGCAATGGGCTTGAACGTCTTCACGCTCTTTGTCGGCTTCGGTCTCGGAAGCCTCATCTTCGGCGCGCTGCTTCGGTTCGGTTTTGGGGTCGCGTTTGGACTGTTCGCAGTCATTGAGCTGATCCTCGCGGTGTTGTCCTTCGCCTTGTTCCGTTCCGAGGTTCCGTCCCAAGCGGTTCCATCCGCCGCCGGGGTGACTCAGGCTGGCGCGGACGTCCGATCGAAATCCTAG
- a CDS encoding heavy metal-responsive transcriptional regulator, whose protein sequence is MLTIGKLAALAEVSVDTLRYYEREKLIDPADRSESGYRLYDKDSARRIHFIKQAQHCGFTLAEIRELLILRSRDAACCGDVRKHAIEKKLQLEHKIRAMKSMSKALDYLIADCANETHPVEECTILAALDQADVTRQAH, encoded by the coding sequence ATGTTGACGATCGGCAAACTCGCGGCACTGGCGGAAGTCAGCGTCGACACACTGCGCTACTACGAGCGGGAAAAATTGATCGATCCGGCCGATAGGAGTGAAAGCGGCTACCGGCTCTATGACAAGGATTCCGCGCGGCGTATCCACTTCATCAAGCAGGCCCAGCATTGCGGTTTCACGCTTGCGGAAATCCGCGAGCTTCTCATCCTGCGGAGCCGCGATGCCGCCTGTTGCGGTGATGTTCGCAAGCACGCGATCGAAAAGAAACTTCAACTCGAACACAAAATCCGCGCGATGAAGTCCATGTCCAAGGCGCTCGATTACCTCATTGCCGATTGCGCCAATGAAACGCATCCGGTCGAGGAATGCACGATTTTGGCGGCCTTGGACCAAGCCGACGTGACGAGGCAGGCTCACTGA
- a CDS encoding glutaredoxin family protein, with translation MKIELFYSPGCTQCAAAREGLKAVAERTVTGIEWHELNVLKDLDHAVELGVLTLPAVVVDGELLFSSLPTPHQLRDALIRRSAPGK, from the coding sequence ATGAAAATCGAATTGTTTTATTCTCCAGGTTGCACTCAATGCGCTGCCGCGCGAGAGGGTCTCAAGGCCGTCGCAGAACGAACGGTCACGGGCATCGAATGGCACGAACTGAATGTGCTCAAGGATCTGGATCACGCGGTCGAACTCGGCGTGCTGACCCTCCCAGCAGTGGTCGTTGATGGCGAGCTCCTGTTCTCCTCCCTACCCACGCCGCATCAGCTGCGCGACGCGTTGATCCGTCGAAGCGCGCCGGGGAAATAA
- a CDS encoding cytochrome c biogenesis CcdA family protein, whose translation MEPDALRQAVEQAGIAAVGIGFLTGLVFSFNPVALASIPVSLAYVTRARERKQAILFAALFILGMLVTHAGLGFVAGLGGHWVASLVGRGWGLVLGPLLIILGLTWAGWVRLPLPAFALRARRPTASWGAFVLGAVFSIAVCPFCTPALVVLLGAAAGLGSPWTGAVLLLAFAVGRALPVALGAISIGWLENLHGLAAYRRAFETLGGVTLIASGLYMLNAYFFWVPALAM comes from the coding sequence ATGGAACCCGATGCACTCCGACAGGCGGTTGAGCAGGCCGGCATAGCGGCCGTCGGCATCGGCTTCTTGACCGGCCTGGTCTTCAGCTTCAATCCGGTGGCGCTAGCCTCAATTCCGGTATCGCTCGCCTACGTGACCAGAGCCCGCGAGAGGAAGCAGGCAATCCTCTTCGCAGCGCTGTTCATCCTTGGCATGCTTGTCACCCACGCGGGCTTGGGCTTCGTTGCCGGACTAGGCGGCCACTGGGTAGCGTCTCTCGTGGGTCGAGGTTGGGGGCTCGTCCTCGGCCCGCTCTTGATCATTCTCGGGCTCACCTGGGCGGGATGGGTTCGCCTGCCGCTACCAGCATTCGCGTTGAGAGCGAGACGTCCCACTGCCTCATGGGGCGCGTTCGTCCTTGGCGCGGTGTTCTCGATCGCGGTCTGTCCGTTCTGCACGCCGGCGCTCGTCGTGCTGCTCGGGGCGGCGGCAGGACTCGGCTCACCCTGGACTGGGGCGGTTCTTCTGCTCGCGTTTGCCGTAGGCCGCGCCCTTCCAGTCGCTCTTGGCGCTATCAGCATCGGCTGGCTCGAGAATTTACACGGCTTGGCCGCGTATCGGCGTGCCTTCGAGACATTGGGCGGCGTGACGCTGATTGCGTCGGGGCTCTACATGCTGAACGCCTATTTTTTCTGGGTTCCGGCGTTGGCCATGTGA
- a CDS encoding GDCCVxC domain-containing (seleno)protein codes for MAGISVISQSAITCPNCGSMKAETMPTDACQFVYTCTCCAETLWPKPGDCCVFCIPLGAAQGPFTLAEGFIADLDWGRPCLRIRSHRLDAGVAPTATIHQISHASV; via the coding sequence ATGGCCGGAATATCGGTAATCTCGCAATCCGCAATCACTTGCCCGAACTGCGGAAGCATGAAGGCGGAAACAATGCCGACCGACGCTTGCCAGTTCGTCTATACCTGCACGTGCTGCGCCGAAACCTTGTGGCCGAAGCCGGGAGATTGCTGTGTCTTTTGCATCCCCCTCGGTGCTGCTCAAGGTCCCTTCACTCTGGCGGAGGGCTTCATCGCCGATCTCGACTGGGGGAGGCCTTGTCTGCGAATTCGCAGCCATCGTCTTGATGCTGGTGTCGCTCCGACAGCGACAATTCACCAAATTTCTCACGCTTCCGTGTAG
- a CDS encoding LysR family transcriptional regulator — protein MTAAAIELRDLRWVIVAAKHRSLRQAAEALHIRQSTLSRRLRDLEYRLGATLFERSNGGTRPTAAGYEFLEAARRIVEEVDTVFSRLRTRGRGENGQLTIGVYASLSTGNLRATLTDHHRRFPDVDVYTIDGGHDRLMCDLITSAIDIAIMTTCGPSWDDRRLPLWSERVIVAMPAQHPFCARSMINWSDLVNERVLFPQRGPGPELERLLTAKLHGSGPQRILHHDVSLDRLLSLVGAEYGMLLMLEGATGVHYEGVVYREVHEEEGPTRLDFTAYWRQANNNPTLEPFLAMLRERHPDLSAGT, from the coding sequence ATGACGGCGGCGGCGATCGAGCTTCGGGACCTGAGATGGGTAATTGTTGCAGCTAAGCATAGAAGTCTAAGGCAAGCTGCAGAGGCGCTTCACATTCGGCAATCAACCCTCAGCCGGCGGCTGCGCGACCTTGAATATCGTTTGGGTGCCACGCTTTTCGAACGGAGTAACGGAGGCACACGGCCAACCGCTGCGGGTTATGAGTTCCTTGAGGCGGCGCGGCGAATCGTTGAAGAAGTCGACACCGTATTCTCAAGACTGCGAACTCGTGGACGCGGCGAAAACGGGCAACTCACAATCGGCGTTTATGCCTCACTCTCGACTGGCAACCTGCGTGCCACATTAACTGACCATCATCGACGCTTTCCGGACGTGGACGTTTACACGATCGACGGTGGGCATGACAGGTTGATGTGTGACCTGATAACCAGCGCGATCGACATCGCCATCATGACCACGTGTGGCCCAAGCTGGGACGATCGGCGCCTGCCGCTCTGGAGCGAGCGCGTTATCGTTGCTATGCCGGCGCAGCATCCATTCTGCGCTCGTAGCATGATCAACTGGTCTGATCTTGTAAATGAGCGAGTGCTATTCCCTCAACGCGGTCCGGGACCCGAACTCGAACGACTGTTGACCGCAAAACTCCATGGCTCGGGCCCACAGCGGATACTACATCACGACGTTAGTCTCGATCGCCTGCTGAGTCTGGTTGGCGCCGAATATGGTATGTTGCTGATGCTTGAAGGAGCGACAGGCGTCCATTACGAGGGTGTAGTCTATCGCGAGGTCCACGAAGAGGAAGGGCCGACACGTCTCGACTTTACCGCTTACTGGCGACAGGCGAATAACAATCCGACGCTCGAACCGTTTCTCGCTATGCTCCGCGAGCGCCATCCGGATCTCTCGGCCGGAACCTAA
- a CDS encoding DUF2274 domain-containing protein, protein MTKLKLGALADDKPVKITVELPAAVHRDLVAYAEVLGRTTGQVISDPAKLIVPMIERFMATDRAFTKARRGASIQSH, encoded by the coding sequence ATGACGAAACTCAAGCTCGGGGCGCTCGCCGACGATAAACCCGTTAAGATCACGGTCGAGTTACCTGCCGCCGTTCATCGCGACCTTGTTGCCTACGCTGAGGTGCTCGGACGAACGACAGGGCAGGTGATCTCCGACCCGGCCAAGCTGATCGTGCCGATGATCGAGCGGTTCATGGCGACGGACCGAGCGTTCACGAAAGCGCGGCGAGGGGCCTCGATCCAATCCCATTAG